AGCGCCTCTCGTTGCGGCGCGCCCAGGCGATCCGCGACGCGCTGATCTTCTACGGCGTGGATCCGGCGATGATCACCCCGCTGGGCCGCGGAGAGACCAACCTGGTTTACTACTACGACCAGGCCTCCGGCCGCCGCGGGGACGCCCACAGCATGACCCGCGCAGAAGTCACCATGCTGAACCGCGACGGCATCCGAGGAACGGCCCTGACCGACGAGGTCCGCGGCCGCCAGGCCACCAACCGCCGCATCGAGATGTTCGTCTGCATGCCCAACTCGACCGATCCGGTCTGCACCGCCCTCGACACCGAGGTGCGGGCCAGCGCCGGGACGGTCCCCGGGGCGGACGGTGGGGTCAGTGCCCCGATCAGCACGATCACCTCGGGCGATGCGGGGGCCCCTCGGACCGAACGGCGGGAACGCCGTCGGGAGGAAGCTCCCGTGGCCTCGGGCGCCGATGCCGGCGGACCTACGGCGCGCAGCGACGAATAGTTTGGCAATTCCACGGGTTAGGACCGGGGTTGGAAAGGCGGTGTGGCGCTGCCGGACCGGCTCCGGTCCCTAACCTTTATTAAAGACAGATTTTTGAACGGATTTCGGGGCCTTCTCCAGGCCCGTTTCGGCAAACCAAGGGGGCACAGCGCACAACCGAGTTCTCCCCTCTTCTTTTTGGAACCCCCAAAAGGCGCGGCATCCTTTTTTCATTTTTTTCCGCAACTTTAAAAAAACCCCCGCGATAAACCGTTCGACGTAAGTCACAGCAGCATTTTTAAAATTTGTCTAATTTCCCCCTGAAAGAGGAGATTTGGTATGACGCCACCAGCCAAACCCGCCGCTTCGGGCAGTGTATCTGCCGACGCAAAAGTTGAAACTCCCCCTCCCCCCGCGGTCGAAGGCCCGAAAAAGCCTGAAGACAAGAAGGCCGCCGACGCGAAGAAAACCGAGGAAAAAGATCCCCCTCGCCTTGAGTGGAAGTTCAGCTTGGGCTTCGGGCCCGAGACCATGGGCGGTCGCAACGGCGGACTCTTCGCCATCGACAACATCTCCCAATTCGGGGACTTCACCCATTACCTGCTGAACGGCGCCCTGATGCACGACTTCAACAGCGGCACCTTCCGCGTCCGCGGCGGCGGCCAGTTGCAGTTTGACGGCACCAAGGGCAACGAGAACACCGGCGGCAGCAGCCTCTGGAACATCGGCCTCGGCCCCCGCGTCGAGTTCGACTGGAAGCGCGCCTACGGCGACGGTCTCGGCGGCGTCCTGGTCGGTCCGGCCAGCCTCGGCATCTACGGCATCCTCGGCTACGGCTGGGGCACCACCAACGTCGACGGCGGCTTCCAGCTGCATAAGCAAAGCGGCTTCGGCACGGCGGTCGGCGCGGACGTCAACGTCGTCGGCTTCAACGTCGGCAACGTCCACATCGGCGCCGACTTCTTCGCCCAGACCAACGCCATCTACGGCGGCGACTTCAACAACGCCGGCTGGGCGCTGGGCGGATTGCTGACCTTCCGTCCCTCGACCAAAAAGATGGTCGAAACCAAGTACGAAGAAAAGTGCGACGGCGCCAAGCGCTCGATCGACTCCTACGTCGACAGCATCGCCCAGCTCCGCGCTGACAACACCAAGGTCAAAGCCGACTTGGATGAGCTGAAGACCTTCCTCGAAACGGGATCCGATCCGCTGACCACTGCCAACATTCGCGATGCCCTCTTCTACCGTCAGGTTCGCCTGGCCTTGGTAAAGGGCGGAGCCGATGAGAAGCAGGTTCGTGAAGCCCTGAAAAAGGCCTATTTCGCGAAGAAGGAAGGCAAAAAGTCCGAAGCGGAGATCGACGCTGAAATCGTCAAATCCGTCAAGGACCTCAAGCCGGAAACCCTCGCCACTGCCAAGACCGACGCCGAGAAAAAGTATCCCACGGGGTACGACTTCTGGGCCCAGGTCACCGGCGACCCCGTTCCGACCGAGCTTCCTCCCAACGTGAAGGACCTGGATTGCAAAGAAATCGACTTGTGGGTGGAGCGCCTGCACGAGGAGGAGCTGAAGCTCACGCGTCGCAACGAGGGCCTGCACCAAAAGTTCGACACTGCGGTTCTGGTCGACGCCCTGAAAGATCTCCTCGGCAAGAACATCGAAGTTATCGAGCGGATCCACGGCTTCACCTTGGACATCGTCCAGCCGAACTTCGCCCTCGCGAAGCCGACGGACGCCGACGTCAAACGCCTCGAGGAGTACGTGAAGAAGAACGCCGGCAAAACCCTGGATCCCAACGATTCGGAGTTGAAGAAGATCGCCAAACCGGTCTTCGCCCTCACCGAGTTCGAGCTCGAAAACATGAAGGACATCGCCGACAAGATGAACGGTCTCAAGGCTCCTTCCGCCACGAAGTACGACAAGGTCGATCCCAACGAGGATAAGGCCAAGTACGACTGGATGAAGAAGGTCACCTGGACCATCGAGGGTCACACCGACTCGCAAGGCTCCAACGCCGACAACCAGGCCCTTTCCGAGCGTCGGGCCAAGTGGGTCAAGCTACTCCTGGTCGGCTTCGGGGTCGCCGAAACTCGCCTCGACTCGATCGGCTACGGCGAAGAGCGCCTGGCCGTTCCGGAAAAGGGCGATTACAAACAGATCCAGACCGCCCAAACCAAGAACCGCCGCGTCATCATCCGGGTCAAGGGTGAGCTCACCTCCGCCCCGATCAACCAGATCCCGGACGGCAAATCGGTTGCAGTCGATCCCAACAAGCCGCCCCCCGAGGGCGAGCCGAAGGACGACACGGGCGGCGGCAAGAAGCCGGCTCCGAAGAAGGACAATCCTCCTCCTCAGACGCCGAAGAAGGACAATCCTCCTCCTCCGCCACCTAAAAAGAAACAAGGCGACCCTGATTTCTAGCCAAAAAGCCCCCTCCGGAAGGAGGGGGCTTTCTTCTTCCACTTTCTTGCCACTTCACCTCCGACTAATGATCGCAAAACTCCAACCGCGCTCTCGCGCGACGGCAAATTAAGATGCTACCGCTCATTATCCTGGGGAGCGCCGTCCTGTTTCTAGGGGCCTGCGGCGCTTCAACCAAGAAACGAAAATCTCCTCCTGGTCCCAAAAAGCCGGAAACACCCCCTCCCTGCCTCAACTCCGAAACATATCCTACAGCTTATTCTAAGGACCTATGGCAAACACGTTGGCAGAAGCTTTGCTCCGGGGCCCCGGTAGGAGGTTTCCATACGAAAGAATTGTTCAATAAAGGTCCAAAACTACCTGGCATTCCTTGGAACAACCCACTCGAGGCCGATACCGCGTCTCGTTCGGCGGTAATGCCGGCATTGCCTGAGCCTGGAGAGTCGGAAGTTCCCCTAAAACGGCGGGTCATGACCTCCGTCCACGGCCCTTATGATATGATTTTGGAGTTTCCAAAGGGCATGGCTTCCGCCACGAAACAACTGCTGGAATCCGTTTTTCAAGAGCTTAATGAATATCCCGCGACACCGGTTCGTTTCGCACGGTGGACTGGACGC
The nucleotide sequence above comes from Deltaproteobacteria bacterium PRO3. Encoded proteins:
- a CDS encoding OmpA family protein: MVETKYEEKCDGAKRSIDSYVDSIAQLRADNTKVKADLDELKTFLETGSDPLTTANIRDALFYRQVRLALVKGGADEKQVREALKKAYFAKKEGKKSEAEIDAEIVKSVKDLKPETLATAKTDAEKKYPTGYDFWAQVTGDPVPTELPPNVKDLDCKEIDLWVERLHEEELKLTRRNEGLHQKFDTAVLVDALKDLLGKNIEVIERIHGFTLDIVQPNFALAKPTDADVKRLEEYVKKNAGKTLDPNDSELKKIAKPVFALTEFELENMKDIADKMNGLKAPSATKYDKVDPNEDKAKYDWMKKVTWTIEGHTDSQGSNADNQALSERRAKWVKLLLVGFGVAETRLDSIGYGEERLAVPEKGDYKQIQTAQTKNRRVIIRVKGELTSAPINQIPDGKSVAVDPNKPPPEGEPKDDTGGGKKPAPKKDNPPPQTPKKDNPPPPPPKKKQGDPDF